A portion of the Spirochaetota bacterium genome contains these proteins:
- a CDS encoding TetR/AcrR family transcriptional regulator — protein MKNIKSFQQLKESEKENRKKIIVDAAERVFATKPFNQVTMRDIAKEAGITAGAIYRYFPDQQSLFVEAFLRGAEKIINDLEHVISRNKNPLKDTIATFLKFLMKHDQYFKMMTHFMLDAHLNQDLVEKLNEAERRLLDQFTKLFERRQHARLLAHSLFAAMNGVVITFHNYPGRSQKDIHQHMNRLGDMLYQLFSK, from the coding sequence ATGAAAAATATTAAATCATTCCAGCAGTTAAAAGAATCTGAGAAAGAAAATAGGAAAAAGATTATTGTTGATGCTGCAGAGCGAGTATTTGCAACAAAGCCTTTCAATCAAGTAACAATGCGAGATATAGCTAAAGAAGCAGGTATTACAGCAGGTGCCATTTATCGCTATTTTCCGGACCAGCAGTCATTGTTTGTGGAAGCTTTCTTGCGAGGTGCAGAAAAAATAATCAATGACCTTGAACATGTTATTTCTCGCAATAAAAATCCTTTAAAAGATACTATCGCCACATTCTTGAAATTTTTGATGAAGCATGATCAGTATTTCAAGATGATGACCCATTTTATGCTGGATGCACATTTAAACCAGGATCTTGTTGAAAAGCTTAATGAAGCAGAACGCAGATTGCTGGATCAGTTTACAAAGTTGTTTGAACGCAGGCAACATGCCAGGCTCCTTGCTCATAGTTTATTTGCTGCAATGAATGGCGTTGTCATTACATTTCACAATTATCCCGGCAGAAGTCAGAAAGACATACACCAGCATATGAACAGGTTGGGTGATATGCTGTATCAGCTATTTTCTAAGTGA
- a CDS encoding acyl-CoA dehydrogenase family protein encodes MALNTTYTFDEYLKWRQNVDYYADDLFLQKVTHYFAKDDFEKIDHAARKLSTLASYRWRDIADTIAQPHNRIFIQHYDGHNHRIDRIVRPKELEEMEREVFGQGLFSSKTLPWERLVKLILIYENGEAGIACPLVCTEGLVALLEKYHDHTELEKILQHCKEGIDGEFAIGAQYLSEIQGGSDVAANDIEAVDNGDHWLLYGKKFFCSATHADYVVITARPRESEHVGLFVMPSWIDKKNGKRNGYTIDRLKWKLGTAELPTAEITFNGAIAYKAGPIERGIANVVGIVLTHSRLTVGLSAAAAMIRAAREATQYAQFRTAFGFPINQFPLLKRQLDEINHYAQRTLAGAFKIYEMFQSLPGGLKGGLVTDEDVEIQKKRFRVRILIMLQKIVASWDATDILRKAISVFGGHGVMEDFSSLPRLFRDMMINELWEGPRNVLLTQMYRDIQRASAWYPVHDFIHDILYNASNKSIDEIVASFKECLQINFIYPGQENEHLCIMWENACHDLLHEFQNCALHEVEHATELTSLRK; translated from the coding sequence ATGGCACTGAATACTACTTACACCTTTGATGAATATCTAAAATGGCGTCAAAACGTGGACTATTATGCAGATGATCTATTTTTACAAAAGGTAACCCATTATTTTGCAAAAGATGATTTTGAAAAAATTGACCATGCTGCCCGTAAGCTTTCGACATTAGCTTCTTACCGATGGCGGGACATAGCTGATACAATAGCACAACCACACAACAGAATTTTCATACAACATTACGATGGGCATAATCACAGGATAGACCGCATTGTACGCCCAAAAGAACTTGAAGAAATGGAAAGGGAAGTATTTGGCCAGGGATTATTTTCATCTAAAACGCTGCCATGGGAACGTCTGGTAAAATTAATACTTATATATGAAAATGGAGAAGCAGGTATTGCCTGTCCATTAGTATGTACCGAAGGACTGGTTGCACTTCTGGAAAAATACCATGACCATACTGAACTGGAAAAAATTTTACAGCATTGTAAAGAAGGGATTGACGGTGAGTTTGCAATTGGTGCCCAGTACCTCTCCGAAATTCAGGGAGGATCAGATGTTGCTGCCAATGATATTGAAGCAGTAGATAATGGTGACCACTGGCTTCTTTACGGTAAAAAATTCTTCTGTTCTGCAACACACGCAGATTATGTTGTTATCACTGCTCGCCCAAGGGAATCTGAGCATGTTGGCCTTTTTGTCATGCCGTCTTGGATTGATAAAAAAAATGGAAAACGCAATGGATATACTATCGACAGACTTAAATGGAAGTTGGGAACAGCCGAACTTCCTACAGCAGAGATTACATTCAATGGAGCTATCGCCTATAAAGCTGGGCCAATAGAACGAGGTATTGCCAATGTTGTAGGTATAGTCCTGACACACTCCCGGCTCACGGTAGGGTTATCAGCAGCAGCTGCCATGATACGTGCTGCGCGCGAAGCAACACAGTATGCACAGTTCAGAACCGCATTTGGATTCCCCATTAACCAATTCCCACTGCTCAAACGACAGCTTGATGAAATTAATCACTATGCACAACGGACACTGGCCGGTGCATTTAAAATCTACGAGATGTTTCAGTCATTACCTGGCGGATTAAAAGGTGGCCTTGTGACAGATGAAGATGTAGAAATTCAAAAAAAACGTTTCCGTGTGCGCATCCTTATCATGCTGCAGAAGATAGTTGCTTCATGGGATGCTACTGATATCTTGCGAAAAGCGATTTCAGTATTTGGAGGCCATGGCGTTATGGAAGATTTTTCAAGCCTGCCACGACTTTTCCGTGATATGATGATCAATGAATTATGGGAAGGTCCACGCAATGTGCTTTTAACACAAATGTATCGCGACATTCAACGCGCTTCAGCATGGTACCCGGTACATGATTTTATTCACGATATCCTTTATAATGCAAGCAACAAATCAATTGATGAGATTGTTGCATCATTTAAGGAATGTTTGCAGATTAATTTTATTTACCCGGGACAGGAAAACGAGCATCTTTGTATTATGTGGGAAAATGCATGCCATGACCTTTTGCATGAATTTCAGAATTGTGCATTACATGAAGTAGAACATGCAACGGAGTTAACATCACTTAGAAAATAG